One part of the Roseomonas gilardii genome encodes these proteins:
- a CDS encoding NAD(P)H-dependent flavin oxidoreductase codes for MARGAGFLGSRWAILGGAMSWVSERNLVAALSEAGAFGVLACGAMEPPRLAEEIAATQALTDKPFGVNLITMHPRLEALVQVCLDAKVGHIVFAGGIPPGPAIRKAKDAGARVICFAPALALAKKLVRSGADALVIEGSEAGGHIGPVSLNVLAQEILPHIRDVPVFVAGGIGRGEAILSYLEMGAAGAQIGTRFVCASECVAHANFKRAFIRGAARDALPTVQLDESFPVIPVRALQNAGTKRFLEHQAEVIRRFRAGELTKEAAQLDIEHFWAGALRRAVVDGDVENGSLMAGQSVGMVAREEPVAAILAEIMAQAAAAIAARGPARPLNRSGPGGVCSAASCGIGSFLAR; via the coding sequence ATGGCGCGGGGGGCGGGCTTCCTGGGCTCCCGCTGGGCGATCCTGGGCGGCGCCATGTCCTGGGTCAGCGAGCGCAACCTGGTGGCGGCGTTGAGCGAGGCCGGCGCCTTCGGCGTGCTGGCCTGCGGCGCCATGGAGCCGCCGCGGCTGGCCGAGGAGATCGCGGCGACCCAGGCGCTGACGGACAAGCCCTTCGGCGTGAACCTGATCACCATGCATCCCCGGCTGGAGGCGCTGGTGCAGGTCTGCCTGGACGCGAAGGTGGGCCATATCGTCTTCGCCGGCGGCATCCCGCCCGGCCCCGCGATCCGCAAGGCCAAGGATGCCGGCGCCCGGGTGATCTGCTTCGCCCCGGCCCTGGCCCTGGCGAAGAAGCTGGTCCGCTCCGGCGCGGATGCCCTGGTGATCGAGGGCTCCGAGGCCGGCGGGCATATCGGCCCAGTCAGCCTGAACGTGCTGGCGCAGGAGATCCTGCCCCATATCCGCGACGTGCCGGTCTTCGTGGCTGGCGGCATCGGGCGCGGCGAGGCGATCCTCTCCTACCTGGAGATGGGCGCCGCCGGGGCGCAGATCGGCACCCGCTTCGTTTGCGCCTCGGAATGCGTGGCGCATGCGAACTTCAAGCGCGCCTTCATCCGCGGCGCGGCCCGTGACGCCCTGCCGACCGTGCAGCTCGACGAGAGCTTCCCCGTCATCCCCGTCCGCGCCCTGCAGAACGCGGGCACGAAGCGCTTCCTGGAGCATCAGGCCGAGGTGATCCGCCGCTTCCGGGCGGGGGAGCTGACGAAGGAGGCCGCGCAGCTCGACATCGAGCATTTCTGGGCCGGGGCGCTGCGCCGGGCGGTGGTCGATGGCGATGTGGAGAACGGCTCCCTGATGGCCGGCCAGTCGGTCGGCATGGTGGCGCGGGAGGAGCCGGTGGCGGCCATCCTCGCCGAGATCATGGCCCAGGCGGCGGCGGCGATCGCCGCGCGGGGACCTGCCCGCCCGTTAAACCGGAGCGGCCCCGGGGGGGTTTGCTCCGCCGCAAGCTGCGGGATAGGGTCGTTTCTTGCCCGATGA
- a CDS encoding aspartate kinase produces MARIVMKFGGTSVADLDRIRNVARRVKREVEAGNEVAVVVSAMSGVTNQLVKYCTDLSPLHDAREYDVVVATGEQVTTGLTAIALQAEGVDARSWQGWQVPIRTDGAHGKARVEEIDGSALIERMKAGQVPVIAGFQGIGPRERITTLGRGGSDLSAVAVAAAVKADRCDIYTDVDGIYTTDPRIVPRARKLERVSFEEMLELASVGAKVLQTRSVELAMKQKVRVQVLSSFEDKPGSLVVDEDEIVEQPVVTGVAYSRDEAKITLRRLPDKPGIAAHVFGPLSAANVNVDMIVQNLGADGTTDMTFTVGKTDLPRARETLENARSSIGFDAILTDPEVAKISIVGIGMRSHAGVAATMFNTLAEKGINIQVISTSEIKTSVLIGVEYTELAVRALHTAYGLDAPAGKAQA; encoded by the coding sequence ATGGCCCGTATCGTGATGAAGTTCGGCGGCACCTCCGTCGCCGACCTGGACCGTATCCGCAATGTCGCCCGCCGCGTGAAGCGCGAGGTCGAGGCTGGCAACGAGGTCGCCGTGGTGGTCTCCGCCATGTCGGGCGTGACCAACCAGCTGGTGAAATACTGCACCGACCTGTCGCCGCTGCACGATGCGCGGGAATACGACGTGGTCGTCGCGACCGGCGAGCAGGTGACGACCGGCCTCACCGCCATCGCCCTGCAGGCCGAGGGCGTCGATGCCCGGTCCTGGCAGGGCTGGCAGGTGCCGATCCGCACCGATGGCGCGCATGGCAAGGCGCGGGTCGAGGAGATCGACGGCTCGGCGCTGATCGAGCGGATGAAGGCCGGGCAGGTGCCGGTGATCGCGGGCTTCCAGGGCATCGGCCCACGGGAGCGCATCACCACGCTGGGCCGCGGCGGCTCCGACCTTTCGGCGGTGGCCGTGGCGGCGGCGGTGAAGGCCGACCGCTGCGATATCTACACCGATGTGGACGGCATCTACACGACCGACCCCCGCATCGTGCCGCGCGCCCGCAAGCTGGAGCGCGTGAGCTTCGAGGAGATGCTGGAACTGGCCTCGGTGGGGGCCAAGGTGTTGCAGACCCGCTCGGTCGAGCTGGCGATGAAGCAGAAGGTTCGGGTGCAGGTCCTGTCCTCCTTCGAGGACAAGCCGGGCTCCCTGGTGGTGGACGAGGACGAGATCGTGGAACAGCCCGTTGTGACCGGCGTCGCCTATTCGCGCGACGAGGCGAAGATCACCCTGCGCCGCCTGCCGGACAAGCCCGGCATCGCCGCCCATGTGTTCGGCCCACTCTCGGCGGCCAATGTGAACGTGGATATGATCGTCCAGAACCTGGGCGCCGACGGCACCACGGACATGACCTTCACCGTGGGCAAGACCGACCTGCCGCGCGCGCGGGAGACGCTGGAGAACGCCCGGTCTTCCATCGGCTTCGACGCCATCCTGACCGATCCCGAGGTCGCCAAGATCTCCATCGTCGGCATCGGCATGCGCTCCCATGCCGGCGTGGCGGCCACGATGTTCAACACGCTGGCCGAGAAGGGGATCAACATCCAGGTCATCTCGACTTCCGAGATCAAGACCTCGGTGCTGATCGGCGTGGAGTACACCGAGCTGGCGGTGCGCGCCCTGCACACGGCCTATGGCCTCGACGCGCCGGCCGGGAAGGCTCAGGCCTGA
- a CDS encoding helix-turn-helix domain-containing protein translates to MARTVEPTALDNSGVGSELRDARLAIGATIEDMSEHLRISRRYLSALEEGRTRDLPGPTYALGFVRSYAQSLGLDAEELTRRFRDGAGAAAKQRTDLVFPEPVPKRGVPAGAVILIGAVLAIGSYVAWWQWSGSGDRSVDQVQAPPRRLEEAAGTAPRPAAPVLPPTLGQVVPASPPAAGGGQGHAPSPAPAPNPAPGPGQQGTAASVAPTPARPTAPAAGGVPGTLPGNNLPGGSTPGPATQQAQTAAPRPVAPQAPAPAAQPTQGATAPTTGEAPAAPVPPPLAAPVTPTAPNQADGQGRIVLRAAPGPGEGSWVQIRAKGASRPLLSRLLRPGETYTVPAGEGMTLTTGKADALEIIVDGQASPFLAGRTNVVRDIPLDPDRLRNPAPAGG, encoded by the coding sequence ATGGCCAGAACAGTGGAACCGACCGCCCTCGACAATTCCGGGGTGGGATCAGAGCTTCGCGACGCCCGCCTGGCGATCGGCGCGACGATCGAGGACATGTCCGAGCACCTCCGCATCAGCCGCCGCTATCTGTCGGCGCTGGAGGAGGGGCGGACGCGCGACCTTCCGGGGCCGACCTATGCGCTCGGCTTCGTGCGCTCCTATGCCCAGTCCCTGGGCCTGGATGCGGAGGAGCTGACCCGGCGCTTCCGCGACGGGGCCGGGGCGGCGGCGAAGCAGCGCACCGACCTCGTTTTCCCGGAGCCCGTGCCCAAGCGCGGCGTGCCCGCCGGCGCGGTGATCCTGATCGGTGCCGTGCTGGCGATCGGCAGCTACGTGGCCTGGTGGCAGTGGAGCGGATCGGGCGACCGCAGCGTGGACCAGGTCCAGGCGCCGCCGCGCCGGCTGGAGGAGGCCGCCGGAACGGCGCCCCGCCCCGCCGCGCCCGTGCTGCCGCCGACCCTGGGACAGGTGGTGCCCGCCTCGCCCCCCGCCGCCGGGGGCGGGCAGGGCCATGCGCCCAGCCCGGCGCCGGCTCCGAATCCGGCACCCGGCCCTGGCCAGCAGGGGACGGCCGCCTCCGTGGCGCCGACGCCCGCCCGGCCGACCGCTCCCGCGGCTGGCGGGGTGCCCGGCACCCTTCCCGGCAATAACCTTCCTGGGGGGAGCACCCCCGGGCCGGCGACGCAGCAGGCCCAGACGGCCGCGCCGCGTCCGGTGGCGCCACAGGCCCCGGCTCCGGCTGCACAGCCGACCCAGGGTGCGACCGCGCCCACGACGGGTGAGGCGCCTGCCGCCCCGGTGCCGCCGCCCCTGGCCGCGCCTGTCACGCCCACCGCGCCCAACCAGGCGGATGGCCAGGGCCGCATCGTGCTGCGCGCCGCGCCCGGCCCGGGAGAGGGGTCCTGGGTCCAGATCCGGGCGAAGGGGGCCAGCCGTCCGCTGCTGAGCCGCCTGCTACGGCCGGGCGAGACCTATACCGTGCCGGCGGGCGAGGGGATGACCCTGACCACCGGCAAGGCGGATGCGCTGGAGATCATCGTGGACGGGCAGGCCAGTCCCTTCCTGGCGGGCCGGACCAATGTGGTGCGGGATATCCCGCTGGACCCCGACCGGCTCCGCAACCCGGCTCCGGCAGGCGGCTGA
- the ispG gene encoding flavodoxin-dependent (E)-4-hydroxy-3-methylbut-2-enyl-diphosphate synthase has product MSYRPYQQILRRKSRQIRVGNVLVGGDAPISVQTMTNTPTEDAEATIAQIRRAEVAGVDIVRVSCPTPEATAALREITREVNVPVVADIHFHYKRAIEAAQNGAACLRINPGNIGSAERVKEVIKAARDHGCSIRIGVNAGSLEKHLLEKYGEPNPEALVESALWHADHLLQNGFDEFKISVKASDVFLAVAAYTALAEACDHPLHVGITEAGGKRAGTVKSSIGIGNLLWAGIGDTIRVSLSAEPEEEVYVGWEMLKTLGLRHRGVKIISCPSCARQGFNVIQTVATLEERLAHIEVPMSLSIIGCVVNGPGEALMTDLGVTGGGNGRHMVYAAGKTDHTVENGDMIEHIVGLVEAKAAQLLAEKKAEAERNEQGHEAPQAAE; this is encoded by the coding sequence ATGTCCTACCGTCCCTACCAGCAGATCCTGCGTCGCAAGTCCCGCCAGATCCGCGTGGGCAACGTGCTGGTGGGCGGGGATGCGCCGATCTCCGTCCAGACCATGACCAACACCCCGACCGAGGATGCCGAGGCAACGATCGCCCAGATCCGCCGGGCGGAGGTCGCGGGGGTGGACATCGTCCGCGTCTCCTGCCCGACGCCGGAGGCGACGGCGGCGCTGCGCGAGATCACCCGCGAGGTGAACGTGCCGGTCGTGGCGGACATCCACTTCCACTACAAGCGCGCCATCGAGGCGGCGCAGAACGGCGCCGCCTGCCTGCGCATCAACCCGGGCAATATCGGCTCGGCGGAGCGGGTGAAGGAGGTCATCAAGGCCGCCCGCGACCATGGCTGCTCGATCCGCATCGGCGTGAACGCCGGCAGCCTGGAGAAGCACCTGCTGGAGAAGTATGGCGAGCCGAACCCGGAGGCGCTGGTCGAGAGCGCCCTGTGGCATGCCGACCACCTGCTCCAGAACGGCTTCGACGAGTTCAAGATCAGCGTGAAGGCCTCGGACGTCTTCCTGGCGGTGGCGGCCTATACCGCCCTGGCCGAGGCCTGCGACCATCCGCTGCATGTCGGCATCACCGAGGCGGGCGGCAAGCGCGCGGGCACGGTGAAGTCGTCGATCGGCATCGGCAACCTGCTCTGGGCCGGGATCGGCGACACGATCCGTGTCTCCCTCTCCGCCGAGCCGGAGGAGGAGGTCTATGTCGGCTGGGAGATGCTGAAGACCCTGGGCCTGCGGCACCGGGGCGTGAAGATCATCTCCTGCCCCTCCTGCGCCCGCCAGGGCTTCAACGTGATCCAGACCGTGGCCACGCTGGAGGAACGCCTCGCCCATATCGAGGTGCCGATGAGCCTCTCGATCATCGGCTGCGTGGTGAACGGGCCGGGCGAGGCGCTGATGACCGATCTCGGCGTCACCGGCGGCGGCAATGGCCGGCACATGGTCTATGCCGCCGGCAAGACCGACCACACGGTCGAGAATGGCGACATGATCGAGCACATCGTCGGGCTGGTGGAGGCCAAGGCGGCGCAGCTCCTGGCCGAGAAGAAGGCCGAGGCCGAGCGCAACGAGCAGGGCCACGAGGCGCCCCAAGCCGCGGAGTAG